In Mercenaria mercenaria strain notata unplaced genomic scaffold, MADL_Memer_1 contig_2321, whole genome shotgun sequence, the sequence CGTTACACGGCTTGTTTGTGACCGGATACGGGGTATACACTGTGTCAAACATTTGTAGCAGGCTGCGACTTCTCCCTCGCCTGATACGGATTAGCTCGATATCGTATATCGTTGGTTGAGAGCCAGAAGAGCTCATCAGCATAATGATGAACAATGTTGATGAATCCGTCTGGCTCTCAAGTGAAGATGCACCGTGTTCGGTCACCAACAAGCCGTGTAACTAATAGTTCAGCGAAGCTGTCGTGGTACACTAAATAAGGGAAACTGTTACGATACAATAGATGGGGGAAATTGTCACCTTACAGTATAGCAGaggaaaacaaaacattcatGTTGCTTTAGAGAAGTGAAGCCGTCACGGTACAGTTGCTGAGTGATGCTGACACGGTACATTAAAGGAGAGGCTTTCTACGGTACAGTAAAGAAGGATATGTCACATTACATAAGGTACACGGTAGTGAAAAGCAGCTGGATCAAGAAAAAGTTAGAGaagtattttctttgtttatgATAAAAACCAAATTTCTTACTTTGATTATACTCAAACATGACTTGGTGTATATTACCTCCAAATATGAGATTTTTATCCGGGCGTCGTAGGTATGACTCATCCGAACTATAATCCAATCCTTCGAAATTTCCATTGTTTATGATTCCAATAAACTGTAAGCCAGATTGGAAGTTCATTTCTGCGTAGTTATAAAATGCATATGACCTCTGCCCGTCTGTTGCATAAATTACTTGGAACGTTACAGTCTGTTTAAAAACAAACTAATCTGTTGACAGCTTTATAGACgtcatacatttaaaaaaatgaatggcGGGTTAGAAATTCCTGTTTGAGCAAACAATGCTCTGAAAACATGCGTGAAAGTATTTGGCAATGTCGAGTTTTGCGGGTTAGAATCCCAGTCCAGAACATTCAGAGatgttcttgagtgtctcccacccaactaagaggccagtacttgTTCTTAGCCTGCATCAGTGCTAACACCGCTTACGTTAAACAACCGGTTGGTCTGTTTGCAAAAACATAGGCTTagttagccggacatgcctgCATCTAATTATGTCTTTCTCTCTCTTTTGGGGACTTTCTCTTGCTCTATCCCTCTTGTTAGATTGCTATGTATCTGTACTGGTAGAGGCCTGAGTTGCTGCCCTTGTATGTGAAGCATATTTGAATGTGTTAAACATGAAAATGGTGTTATattaatctggtataatgatacaATATCAATGGGCAAAAGAAATAATGTGGTTCTAGTTACATGTACCCTAAACAATGGGTCAACAGGTAagcttttttgtcaaaatttgttaCGTAGTTTCggaatttatttcaattatgcatGTGCCGCTTTTTTCTACTAATAAACACTCCTCTCACACTTAAAATTTCTGTTAGTTTCTTCTCAATTACAATCAATTTTTGATAAATggtaataagaaacaaaacatataGTCGATCAGGTTATTTGAACCACGCTTGTGTTTTagctttatttaaaatgtaaatacctCCGatggtcttcctccaacatatCGTGCTTCATACCAAGTTGCCTTTAAAACATAAACTGGATAAAATTCCTCATCGTAGAGTTCATTTACAAGATCATGCACTTTAATGGAAATATCAGCCGATTGCGAACTATCGTCCGCTAAAGTGTTATATGCTTGATACCACACTTGGCCAGTGTACGTAAGGTCCAAATCTGCGAAGTACGGAGCCAGGCAATAGATATtcaaaaaatcattattaaaaccCTGCTTTTTCGGAATCGAATATCCGTTGAAAGGTCTGTTGAAGCAAATGAGTCCATTGGTACATAcctgaatcagaaaaaaaattagcTGTTACATAGAAAACTAGCGATTACGCTTCTCATTCATCTAAATACACGGTCCCTACATTCGATCTCATAAACATGTGTCAATCTGACTTTACTCATAGAAATTTTAATTATGTATAGAAATATTAACGACTCAACAACATCGTTGTATACTCACAGCAGTTATTAAAGAGTTATTGTATAATGATGAGGTAAATATGTttatggaccagaaaatattatatttcatgaCTACACTGAAAAAAGAGGGGTATGGTTAGTAGATCTATCTAATAATAAACTTATTGctatgttgttttttaaaaaaaagttgtttacagACAATCGACTTTGTTTCACTAAAACGCCCCTTATATACTGGAAATGTAAAACCTATTGCTAAAATGTTATATCACCCCGATAAGAAATGTCTTTTATCCTTATAAAAGTCatagaaaattatatttacattttgaaatgtcTTGCATACTCAAAACTAAATCTTAGTCCTACTATCCATTTCTGTATTTCATCTAAAACACTTTAAACCAAGCAAGCCGCATTCTAGCTTTAAATGGTATATTTTATCTTCTATAACAAATGTTTATTAAGAGCGTTCTGACTGGTCGAAAATAGCATGTATTATTCTACAACGAACACCTGCTCCAGCAATTAATTGGGTCTCTTTAAACAGTGAGTGAAGCTTGGATCCCGTGATCTTTGTAATCAACCcaaatatgtcattaaatatctaaGGACTTATCATTTACCGCAGGTCAGATAAAACTACAGCAAGTATAAAATGTTAGGAGAATCAAGCACTGTGCTAATATATCACGTTATTGATTCATTCAAAATACGAATtctgtagaaataaaatttaCGATTTTCATTATTCTTACATAAATTGTCGTAAATCTTCGTTGCATGAATGGCAGATCGTAGCTAACTCGAAGTACAGGGCTACAAGCATCATCCGTACCATACATGCTCGAGTCCCCTTCCACTGCACCGTAACCAAGATGTAGACCTAAAATATTCTATCTAATTAAAGCAATAtaatcatttaaaattaatacaGAAAATGTTCTCCTTGATAATACCAACTTTATTATAGCTTAAATAAtacttaatttaaaatattttaatttcaaaagcaTGTACAAAGGATGTCCAAAACGTAATCTATCAGGTAAAAGCTATAATGTCGTATCTtattttaaagcgactaacccacacatcgtggtgtcagatttaaaaatatcaatttttgctatattcaccTATATGCTGCATACTCGATGTAattcgttgttttcctaatagatttaagataaaaacattcgtctacaatttctgataagggtttcctgGTTTATAAAAAACGGAATTCCGTCAGCGGGCACCTAGCAAACATCATGTGACAGTGAGAGAAAATTACCTTATCAATAGAGCGTacacgtataggtatcgcacactattatgacgttttgaaatataaaacaaacaaaacaataacataaaacgAAGTCAGTGCACTTagtacgtttacgatgcagtcagtgatttctcgttggccgagcggttacggtacTCGTACTATACTTtttcgtcgtgagttcgattcccagacccgttaaattttgtctttaaaactttttttttcttcagtacgATTCAATGAAGACGaaacgagttagtaaatctagttctaacattttcactaaaattaaatatgtcacaattgacaggtaattatgtttaaatacactccacctttaatgtgatctaatgtttttaagctttcctgtgatatttttaaagatgtactggttagttttataagttttataacaatcttacacttcactttaataaaagcattgcccggtCATAATTTCAGGATCGATTGTTTTAAagatactaccaattttatatgaaaataagaaacaaaacaataaattagaaaccagagaaaaacaaacttacacaaagtatgaaatgcaaactgaaaaaaatggggatcgaactcccgacgaaagggcataatacgaataccgtaatCGCTCGGCCAATGAGTaatcactgactaaatcgtaaactaagtgtattgacttaattttatgtaattgttttgttttcacttttaaacgccataatactgtacgatacctatagttcggttttgaggtcagcgatgtttttgcacttttaataatggaacggtccgttgtttaggtaatgttattcagtacgatagtggttcttaccaAAATACGGCAAAGGAAATCAGCACGATttccctaatcggtagacgagtctataaattgaatcCTCAAACCGCATGCGCagttttggtttgctgcccacgtgatgatagcgtgtaaaaatactgtcgcgtctccttctatatttatcaatgtttacaaaaaataaagcgttgcaacggtttataaaagttcatgagaaaaaatgcaaaaactcgaatgttcccgtaattctggaaactataaactggtcaaccattatgtttcatataaatgtatgaaacagtggtggcattttgcctttcggtgataaatcatttaagaaatcacaaatcacaatgtgtgggttagtcgctttaaagcAGTTCggcacattttctttttcattactaAAAGTGAGTTATAGATAATTATCAAACCTATTTCGAtaccttttaatttaaaatgcatGAACGAGAGCCGTCCAAAAAGTTTCGAAACGAAGTCAAAACTTTTAGAATATTGTAACAATATTATACACTGTACACTTGAAATATAAAATCGTTTTCAAGTTATCGACTTTCGAATGTTGCATATATGGTGGGGGGTTCTAGATTGACGTCCGTCACCTAGGTGTTATTTGAACCAGGCATAATCGTTTTCGCAACCTACGGGGGTGcttcaaaacgttttttttttgtaactgacACGCTTCCATGCatatatataaagtttcaatatttaaTATCTGCATGTATGTAAAGAGAAATTTAATACCTACACAAACTCGAAAAGCTCGAGGAATAAATGAAGTAGTCACAGTCATTTACGCTGAATATTTTCTGTGTGTTAATGTTTAGGAATATATCATCAAAGtatgaaaacattgaataaacgaacaacatcttaaataacaatctacctgaccattacatgttttgccgtactgtcccgtgcgatggatactttaaatattctcattaagttgtccccctttaaaaattaatgccatttgtaaagaaataaaaaaaaacaattggttAAAACTACAGTCCACATAGTTATGTTAAATTTCATCACTGGGaccttattataataaataatctataataatttattaatgattaatttaatcatatttattcccaacaatatacataattatatttacctaGATCGAGTATACAAGTACAATTGATGGAAAGGATTAGAACCTATGTACAGGTAAATGATTGTTTCGCAGTCATTGTGACGCTTTAAACGTGATTAATATGGGAATGTATACtagtttataacaaaaattgtTTCTGGAACAACAACATGAGATAATGAGTGATAATGAGAGTAAAGGATCACTCTTACGTGTCATTTATGACGGTTTGCAGGttggtaaaaaaacaaagacaaatatcaaacagggaatgccacgtaccaaaaatgcagtctccccaaaacgaaacccacagcacgcagacgcgcacaccacaaacacacacacacacacacacacatacacatacacgcacacacacacacacacacacacacaaagccaacacattaggaaaaaaacgaacaaacaaaggaacacaggggggcaccgccttggaacggtcagtggcaaaaacaccactggggagcttaaaccggtttatggtgcgcacccgacctcactcttacccccaccatgttccaaagatacgggacagtgtaaataaaagtaatcccctccaggtgaatctctaacacacgtaattgaaacaaaaaggcatggcatgtaaaacacaaaaatgctcgtgtataaatatataaaaagcaaacctttagaaccaaaaacgtatgtactcaatgccttttcagaagacagagcaacaagagaaacacccttaagggcccgacgaaacaggccagaagacagatatcaaaacagttcagtcctggtaggatttaaaaactgcttatcatagagtcctccccctcttccgtcagacacaatcaaagagggaagcgtagtttCCAACTGTAAactggttgaacactaaacatgcgggatgtctcaaaacagttgggtcgtaacctcttttaataaaacgttttataattttaccaaatacatttggaaaattaccatgacccaagatcttacgaagtttgtaaaccacatccccataaaaaacgggtttagaaataccttctcgcagaagtgtctttaaattactattgaattttaaaactaaatcagaattacgataataaaatttagcaaaatatttacgcaatttgtaataacggtagccttgttgaagaagtttacttgtaacaTATTGATTACGTttattgaaatgcttgacatgactacatgctctggcaaaccgaattaattgtgaaatatataccccataagatgtagcctgaggtacatccccatccaaatggggaaaatttacaatactaaaattaaaatcatcactcttgtcataaatgttggtatgtata encodes:
- the LOC128552327 gene encoding mucin-like protein, with the translated sequence MYGTDDACSPVLRVSYDLPFMQRRFTTIYVCTNGLICFNRPFNGYSIPKKQGFNNDFLNIYCLAPYFADLDLTYTGQVWYQAYNTLADDSSQSADISIKVHDLVNELYDEEFYPVYVLKATWYEARYVGGRPSETVTFQVIYATDGQRSYAFYNYAEMNFQSGLQFIGIINNGNFEGLDYSSDESYLRRPDKNLIFG